In Pyrus communis chromosome 11, drPyrComm1.1, whole genome shotgun sequence, the sequence TTAGCTGACTCATTCGTATAATTTACCGACATCATAGCTTAATTTATGAACTTGGAACACCTTTGCATAGTTTACGAACGTGGACTATCTTCGTATGACTTACTAAAGTGGTCTGACTCTTTTTGTAACTTTACGAATGTGGACTATCTTCGCATGATTTACAAAAGTGGACCGACTTTTTCCGTAACTTTATGAATGTGGACTATCTTTGCATACTTATGAAAGTGGACTGACACCTTCTGTAACTTGCGAACGTCTACATTGCATGTCTATAGGCTGCATACTTGCACCTATGTTGGTTTAggtttatacatatatatatatatatatatatatatatgtatatatagaagcAGGTGCACAATTGTCAATGTCGgtttatgtatgtatgtatgtatgtgtgtgtgcgcaCGCGCACctacctttctctctctttacacacacgcacacacacaggCATATATTGGAACACCGACATACTTACACGCAACGTATATGTGCATATCTTCGCATACCGACATGCGAATCTCTGCAcacatttttcatttatatatatatatatatatatatatatatatatctctatgcacacatatatacatatttatgtGTCATTACCTTGGGTTCAACGTGTTTCATAATTTTATGGCTAGTTAAATTCTATCGTCACGTACGCTTTTTCACCTTTGAACATGTGCTCCGAAACAAGCTCTCTTCTTTCAATATTCTTGTCAAATCGTCGTCTCTCGTCACTAGATTGTGACTACAcactgaaatatatatatatatatatatatatatatatgtcttgtCCTATCTACTGGGTTGTCTATAGCTCCCGTCCCCTCAATTAGAGTTTCATCCATCCTCcataggggtggttcggtatggaataccataccgaaactagtatcccgaattccaaaccgaaatttttcgggacgggaatttgaagaccaatcccaaaccaaattttcgggaatcccaaatttcgggaatcccgaaatattttcgggattttgggacaaatcgggaatcccaaattgaaatatgaaattatgaattgttcttcaaatatataattcaataacacattcatgaactaggaatttcatttcattcacactaccatttaattgaacactggcatgcttgactctttttatcatagtcaaaattcaaattaattaaactctttttgcaatctgttgagagacaaaagaatcaagccttctgaaatcatcagccatggcagcagcaataataaaatccacatgaatatcaaacagaacatgaaaaatatgcaaggtgtagggcattctagGTTgctgagcatgaattagaaactactagcatcaattataaaagaataatatatatatgtataaatatatatatataataattaatattatatattttcggtttggtatgggattcccgaaatatcgagaagccaatcccgaatcccataccgaaattttgggattggttcgggatagcatcccgaaaatttcgggaatttcggtttgggaaattttttgtttgggatcgggattttttcggttcggttcggaattttcgggaattttttccacccctaatcCTCCATAAGGATAAAGATTTACGTCTAAACTCCTCATGCacttatttctctttttataaatTAAGTTTCTTCTTTACCCACTTTTCTTCGCTTCATCCGCTCAGTTCTCCACCAAGTATGTGATTTCTCGTTTTAGAGTGGCCTCTTGGCTTACAGGTAATTTTTCGATTTCGAACTCCTCATGTGGGAATATTTCAAACAATCCATTTACGTTTACGGGTCCAAATTCCTCTTCTTATCCTTTCAAATCAATTTCGACCGGCAAGTTTCCCATCATGTTCCTCATGTCGAGACGTACATGTTGGTCTAAATATGATGGTACTCCACCACACTTTGAAATCATCAAGGCTCGTGACCAATGTCATGTTCCAGATGACGTACACCTCAGCCCACTTCCTGCTGGAGCTGACATGTATTCGGGTTCCGATATCCCAGCCGGATCTACTGTTTTGTCTCCAAACCACTTAAAGGGCATTATTTTCCCGCTTCACCCTATGATTTAGCTTATCTTATTCTTCACAAATACTCATCCTATGCAACTGAACCCGAACTCTTACTTGGTTATGTCATCTTTATCCCTATAAAAGATGGATGAAACTCCAATTGAGGGGATGAGGGCTATAGACAACCCGGTGCATAGGACAAGACATGTAAGGAAAGTATTCTTTTCTCATGTGTATTTCAGTGTATAGTCACAATCTAAGTGACGACAATCGACGATTTGACAAGAAGAGGGAAACAAGAGAGCTTGTTCCGAAGCACATGTTCAAAGGTGGAAAAACGTACGTGACGATAGAATTTAAGGGGGCATGAAATTATGAAACACGTCGAACCCAAGGTAATGACacataaatatgtatatatgtatgtgcatagagagagatatatatatatatatatatatatatatatatatctatacgaAAAGTGCGTGCAGAGATTCACATGTCGGTATGCAGAGATATGCACCTATATGTTGCGTGTAAGTAGGCCGTGTGCCTATatatccacacacacacacacacatatataaagaCAGAGAGAAAGGCAGGTGTGCAAGTGTCAGTGTCGGTAAgaatgtgcatatatatatatatatatatatatatacatacatacatatatactaaCATAGGTGCATGCAGTCTAGACATACAGAATAAGAACTAGGTGTGCAGAGATAACTTTGTCAGTCCACTTTCGTAAGTTATACAAAGGTGTCAATCAACTTTTGTAAACCATGCGAAGGTGTCAGCCCACTTTCGTAAATTATGCGTCGGTCCACGACGTTGTAAACTGTGTGAAGTGTTTCACATTCGTAAACTCCAAGTTCGTAAATTATGTTGTGATGTTTGTAAATTATGTGAAGGAGTCAGCTGACATTCGCAAGTTACGGAAAGAGTCAATCCACTTTCGTAAGTCATGCAAAGACAGTCCACATTTGTAAAGTTACAGAAAGAGTATGCCACTTTTGTAAGTCATGCGAAGATAGTCCATGTTCGTAAACTATGCGAAGGCGTTCCAAGTTCATAAATGAAGTTGTGATGTCTGTAAATTATACGAAGGAGTCAGCTAAGTATCGCAAGTTACGCGACATTCAACTTCCATAAATTATACGAAAACCATGAACGAATATGTAAATTGTTGcacaaaccaaaccaataagCGACTCACATTACACAAATGGAGCATACATAAATGTACATATCCAATTACATAGTTAAGTGACTACATTTGATTTGAAGTACATCTGAAAAAGAAATGGCTAACCCACTTACACAGTAGCTTCAATACCTCAATGGGATTGAATGCTTGCTTTCCCCTTCCACATACGCAAGCCAACAAGAGCTCATGATATGTCCGACCTTTCCAACCTACGCTACACGGAACCCGCCTGCCCAAAACACAAGGGAAAGGAAAAGATATAATCACGAGTCCAGCAAAAAGAAAGGACAAATAATCACTTGGGATCTTGGAGGCAAGTACTGAAACATAATCTCATGGTTTTCTTTCTTAATGAACAAGGTACATGGGTACGTAAATTTCACATATTGAAGCATACATATAACTTGATTTCCAAGAACGAAAATGTAGAAGTTCTAGGTGGAAAGGAGtacctcttttttattttgactATTACTCCAACTCTGATGCCTCTTCTGAATCAGATATAGGTAGCAGGGTACAGATCCCGAGCATATGTCCGTTGAGGCAAACAAAATACTCAATGCAATCCTCATAGGCTCCCAATCTGCAGCTGGCACTCTGCGGTATCATTTTGGCTTGCAACATGCTCCATAACTTAGCCTTACAGTAAGGGCACACCTCTGTCGGATGAAGTTGGGCTGCCTTCTTAATCAACATCTTCCGAACCTTGGACATCGGGAAGGACTTGAAAACTCCGCGGAAAAAACCCACATCTCCCTCTTCACCTTGGTCAAGATGTTCACAGGGGTCAGACACATACAAAACATCTGTTCTGCATTGCGGTAAAAGAAAGCTCTTCCCTGACGTCCTAGAGAACCTGGTCCTGTAAACAGAGTGACCAGGGATTTGAATACTGTTAAAGAGGCCACCTTTCTTAGATCCTGTACAGTAAATAAGAAGCTTCCCGAGTGCGCTCCAGTTCCCATCTACACTGTGACTCCCACCATACTGAAGATCAAGCATCATCCTTGGTGCTCTTGTTCGGCAAAATTCCTTCCACAGCACACGCTTGGCGAGATCATCAAACCATTTGCAAACAAGGGAAAGTGTCGCAATCAACTTCGGGTTCCAATTCAACTGTCGGAATACAAGGAATAACACATCTTCACTTAGATGACCTTTTGTGCAACGACAGCTTGCTGAGTGGATGCAACGATACTGCTTTGTAAGAATCATTTCGTCCACCTATAAAGATTGAAAAACACAACAATCTCAAATCCCTGCGATTCATGAGCCTGTAAATACAATGCGCACGCTTCCAAACTACAGAATCTGA encodes:
- the LOC137707780 gene encoding EID1-like F-box protein 2 codes for the protein MILTKQYRCIHSASCRCTKGHLSEDVLFLVFRQLNWNPKLIATLSLVCKWFDDLAKRVLWKEFCRTRAPRMMLDLQYGGSHSVDGNWSALGKLLIYCTGSKKGGLFNSIQIPGHSVYRTRFSRTSGKSFLLPQCRTDVLYVSDPCEHLDQGEEGDVGFFRGVFKSFPMSKVRKMLIKKAAQLHPTEVCPYCKAKLWSMLQAKMIPQSASCRLGAYEDCIEYFVCLNGHMLGICTLLPISDSEEASELE